In Leptospira sp. WS58.C1, a single genomic region encodes these proteins:
- a CDS encoding M16 family metallopeptidase — translation MNIIKRLTISSFVFLFPFISSDAAPGDFVKDVKIPALEFHFPEIREIGQDPNTRILYLENPEFPIKTLEITFYAGPSFYTKTPFELVEIFPEAWKRGGTISHPGESFAEVWESFGSKLRVDSDLDTVTLTFSWLSRYDQESKALISEFLKQPIFGKEAFEIARLQLGEQIKRRNDNIVGLAFRKANELVYQGKVKGKSLLLSALEQLKEEDLGEYYKNQLLSSRRSILVSGKWNQEEIPQFLGDILPAFSGTPVMESESSIPDELNKKLKSKEIKNLIVDKANTQNVVLFLGVGPAHNDQDFYAVQVLNYLVGGGGFTSYFMSKIRSDKGLAYSSSSHPVFEKDHSVIYFFTQTKSQSTMEVYNLMGEILGDSTFSNISEEELKNAKEAILNKFIFLFTDSVEILRNEVRFREHKMPKDYLKNYRDKIQEVTLADLRRVGKIYFRRDKLTAVISGPRSSVSSDLPGQKTIGPEDPIP, via the coding sequence ATGAATATAATAAAAAGATTAACTATCTCTTCATTTGTGTTTTTATTCCCTTTTATCAGCTCGGACGCGGCTCCGGGAGATTTTGTAAAAGACGTAAAGATCCCCGCCTTAGAATTCCATTTTCCTGAAATTCGGGAGATTGGTCAGGACCCGAACACTCGGATCTTATATTTGGAAAACCCCGAGTTCCCTATTAAAACCCTGGAGATCACATTTTACGCGGGACCTTCTTTTTACACAAAAACTCCTTTCGAACTAGTGGAAATTTTTCCGGAAGCTTGGAAGAGGGGAGGTACAATCTCCCATCCCGGAGAAAGTTTTGCGGAAGTCTGGGAATCCTTCGGTTCCAAACTGAGAGTGGATTCCGATCTGGACACCGTGACTTTAACATTCTCCTGGCTTTCCAGATATGATCAGGAATCCAAAGCTCTAATCTCCGAATTTCTAAAACAACCGATTTTCGGAAAAGAAGCTTTTGAAATCGCAAGATTACAATTAGGCGAACAGATCAAAAGGAGAAACGATAATATCGTAGGGTTAGCTTTTAGAAAAGCAAACGAACTCGTATACCAAGGAAAAGTAAAAGGTAAGTCTCTTTTGTTATCCGCACTTGAACAATTAAAGGAAGAAGATCTAGGGGAATATTATAAGAATCAGTTATTGAGTTCTAGACGTTCTATTCTAGTTAGCGGTAAATGGAACCAAGAAGAGATCCCTCAGTTTTTAGGAGATATTCTGCCTGCATTCTCCGGAACTCCTGTGATGGAGTCTGAAAGTTCCATACCTGACGAGTTGAATAAAAAACTAAAAAGTAAAGAGATCAAAAACCTGATCGTGGACAAAGCGAATACTCAGAATGTTGTCCTGTTTCTGGGAGTAGGGCCTGCGCATAACGATCAGGATTTTTATGCCGTGCAAGTTTTGAATTATCTGGTTGGAGGCGGGGGATTTACGTCCTACTTTATGAGTAAGATCCGCTCGGACAAGGGACTGGCTTATTCTTCTTCCAGTCATCCTGTATTTGAAAAAGATCACTCGGTGATCTACTTTTTTACTCAAACGAAATCCCAAAGCACCATGGAAGTGTATAATCTCATGGGAGAAATTTTAGGAGATTCTACATTCTCCAATATAAGCGAAGAAGAATTGAAGAACGCAAAAGAAGCTATCCTAAACAAGTTTATCTTCCTGTTTACCGATTCGGTCGAAATTCTCCGCAATGAAGTCCGTTTCAGAGAGCATAAAATGCCTAAGGATTATCTGAAGAATTATAGAGACAAAATCCAGGAAGTTACTCTTGCAGATTTGAGAAGAGTAGGTAAGATCTATTTTAGAAGAGATAAACTTACCGCAGTGATCTCCGGCCCAAGATCTTCCGTTTCTTCCGACCTGCCTGGACAAAAAACGATCGGCCCGGAAGATCCGATTCCATAA
- a CDS encoding M16 family metallopeptidase: MWEYLSKSVISRFSFSFFILCLLINFETFANEDIFSEIRTTLESRVKKVTLKNGIRLLMMKRADSPTVAVYTKFLVGAADETPEIAGTAHLLEHMLFKGTKNIGVTDSEKEKVYLEQIRVWGKRLDSYRMQERELAAKGEPVPEKLIKDKNILEIRFKNLLELHRKFVVSNEDSYIYEKNGGTGFNAYTTNDVTNYQILLPANRLEIWAKLESDRLKDPILREYYTERDVVLEERRMRVENQGMGILREKFLGAAFPKHPYGMPVIGYESNLPFLDIDKTEEFFKKNYRPHKMAIGIVGDLDFDKTESLVRKYFEDIPDGPSPKLSHEQESFDHETRRVTVKHSSGPMKVMGWLTPASPHPDKPVLELIDAILSQGETGRLYKRLVLRDKLAQRVACWTGEPGERYANLFAIYVTNVRGADPDRIETSILEEIETLKKEAVTEEELAKIKNQIVADYIRGLNSNSKLADVLTYYELVAGDWTEIFDDYARLDRVTPEDIMRVAQKYFTHRNLTVGDLINSDGEKK; encoded by the coding sequence ATGTGGGAATATCTTTCCAAGTCCGTAATTTCTCGTTTCAGCTTTTCGTTTTTCATTCTTTGTCTTCTTATAAACTTCGAAACGTTCGCAAATGAAGACATCTTCTCCGAGATCCGAACCACTTTGGAGTCCAGAGTGAAGAAGGTTACTCTGAAAAACGGGATCCGGCTTCTTATGATGAAAAGGGCCGATTCTCCTACGGTCGCTGTTTATACCAAATTTTTGGTGGGGGCTGCGGACGAAACTCCTGAGATCGCGGGAACCGCTCACCTTCTGGAACATATGCTTTTTAAGGGTACGAAAAATATAGGTGTCACCGATTCTGAAAAAGAAAAAGTATATCTGGAACAGATCCGTGTTTGGGGAAAACGTTTAGATTCGTATCGTATGCAGGAAAGAGAACTGGCTGCAAAAGGGGAGCCTGTTCCGGAAAAGTTAATCAAAGATAAAAATATTTTAGAGATCAGGTTTAAAAATCTGTTGGAGCTTCATCGTAAATTCGTGGTTTCTAACGAAGATTCTTATATTTACGAAAAGAACGGAGGCACAGGTTTTAACGCATATACGACGAATGATGTTACGAATTATCAGATTTTACTTCCCGCAAATAGATTGGAGATCTGGGCAAAACTGGAATCCGATAGATTAAAAGATCCTATATTAAGGGAATATTATACGGAAAGGGATGTGGTCCTGGAAGAGCGCAGGATGAGAGTGGAAAACCAGGGAATGGGGATCTTAAGAGAAAAATTTTTAGGCGCCGCTTTTCCGAAACATCCGTACGGAATGCCTGTGATCGGTTACGAATCCAATCTTCCTTTTTTGGACATAGATAAAACGGAAGAATTTTTCAAAAAGAATTACAGACCGCATAAAATGGCAATCGGGATCGTAGGAGATCTGGATTTCGATAAGACAGAAAGTTTAGTCCGAAAATATTTCGAAGATATTCCGGACGGACCTTCCCCTAAACTTTCTCATGAGCAAGAAAGTTTTGATCATGAGACGAGGAGAGTGACCGTAAAACATTCTTCCGGTCCTATGAAAGTAATGGGTTGGCTGACTCCAGCTTCTCCTCATCCGGATAAACCTGTTTTAGAATTGATAGATGCGATCTTATCCCAGGGTGAAACCGGTAGATTGTATAAAAGACTGGTACTTCGAGATAAACTTGCCCAGAGAGTTGCCTGTTGGACTGGAGAACCGGGAGAAAGATACGCAAATCTATTCGCGATCTACGTGACAAATGTGAGAGGGGCCGACCCGGACAGGATAGAAACTTCTATCTTGGAAGAAATAGAAACTCTCAAAAAAGAAGCGGTTACCGAAGAGGAACTGGCGAAGATCAAAAACCAGATCGTTGCCGATTATATCAGAGGTTTGAATAGTAATTCTAAACTGGCGGATGTTCTTACATACTACGAGCTAGTGGCGGGAGATTGGACGGAAATTTTTGACGATTACGCTCGATTGGATCGAGTCACTCCCGAAGATATCATGAGAGTGGCCCAAAAATATTTCACACATAGGAACCTTACCGTAGGCGATCTGATCAATTCCGACGGAGAGAAAAAATGA
- a CDS encoding lipoprotein — protein sequence MHTKTIFALLVISLISVCKTPQTEEPKKETPKNVVEESAPTEDDQFVKATEGFISSSTYQVVVSSLDGNEGEALELAKKRALNLFIAEKGDSFRPTDRKFLKELVDSKGKIVKVSKPINGKTYYLFHVSQPDLKIEIKK from the coding sequence ATGCATACAAAAACGATTTTTGCGTTACTGGTCATTTCTCTCATTTCCGTATGTAAAACTCCTCAAACGGAAGAACCTAAAAAAGAAACTCCGAAGAATGTTGTGGAAGAGTCCGCTCCGACAGAAGACGACCAATTCGTAAAAGCGACCGAAGGTTTTATCAGCTCATCTACCTATCAAGTTGTTGTGTCTTCCTTGGATGGGAACGAGGGTGAGGCATTGGAATTGGCGAAAAAAAGAGCCTTAAATCTTTTTATAGCGGAAAAGGGAGACTCGTTTCGTCCTACCGACAGAAAATTCCTGAAAGAGTTAGTGGATTCCAAAGGAAAAATAGTAAAAGTTTCCAAACCGATCAACGGTAAGACATATTATCTATTTCATGTATCTCAACCGGATCTAAAGATAGAAATTAAGAAGTGA
- the mpl17 gene encoding cell surface protein MPL17, which yields MKRFLFPAIISILLISGLSAEEENPIKFKIEKSSPSVYLLKVAHPENFGIQKEAPHRILLNPGSGLKVVSADLKLKGKTSPRKKEYFESVEPMQIKLEGKGELEIHAKIFYCDYNRNICIPGKILQKEIIQ from the coding sequence ATGAAACGTTTTCTATTTCCCGCAATTATTTCTATTCTTCTAATCTCAGGACTTTCTGCAGAAGAGGAAAATCCGATCAAGTTCAAAATAGAAAAATCTTCACCTTCCGTTTATCTTTTGAAAGTGGCTCATCCCGAAAATTTCGGGATCCAAAAAGAGGCTCCCCATCGTATTTTACTCAATCCTGGATCCGGATTAAAAGTGGTCTCTGCGGATCTAAAACTGAAAGGTAAAACTTCTCCCCGCAAAAAAGAATATTTCGAATCAGTGGAGCCAATGCAGATAAAATTGGAAGGAAAAGGAGAGCTGGAGATCCACGCAAAAATTTTCTACTGCGACTATAACAGGAATATCTGTATTCCTGGGAAGATATTACAAAAAGAAATTATACAATAA